In one Rhodococcus sp. B50 genomic region, the following are encoded:
- a CDS encoding SdpI family protein — MLIVAVLLFVLALVVGAVGVAALTGKLPRNRWAGVRTPESLRDDDAFALANKVAAPSMLGSAVLLAVGAVASLTLPTVAGIIAVIVTVVAALLTAGAGGSVAARVAAATKPEETAGCGTSCGACSLRGACEPTA, encoded by the coding sequence GTGCTCATCGTCGCTGTCCTGCTCTTCGTGCTCGCTCTCGTCGTCGGCGCGGTGGGTGTCGCGGCACTGACCGGCAAGCTCCCGCGCAACCGCTGGGCCGGTGTGCGCACCCCGGAGTCGCTGCGTGACGACGACGCGTTCGCGCTGGCCAACAAGGTCGCCGCACCCAGCATGCTGGGTTCTGCGGTACTGCTCGCCGTCGGCGCGGTCGCGTCGCTGACCCTGCCCACCGTCGCCGGGATCATCGCGGTGATCGTCACCGTGGTGGCCGCCCTGCTCACCGCCGGGGCCGGTGGATCCGTCGCAGCGCGGGTCGCCGCGGCGACCAAGCCCGAGGAGACGGCCGGCTGCGGTACCTCGTGCGGTGCATGCAGCCTGCGCGGGGCGTGCGAGCCGACCGCCTGA
- the leuS gene encoding leucine--tRNA ligase gives MTRPVQTSQQEPGSTPQHRYTAELAGRIEQRWQELWRERGTFHAPNPVGDLAGDVPADKLFVQDMFPYPSGSGLHVGHPLGYIATDVYARFHRMQGRNVLHALGYDAFGLPAEQYAVQTGTHPRTTTEANITNMKRQLGRLGLGHDDRRSVATTDVDFYHWTQWIFLTIYNAWYDREAGRARRISELVAEFEGGTRSLEDGRGWASLSEAERADVIDSYRLVYRSDSLVNWCPGLGTVLANEEVTADGRSERGNFPVFRKNLRQWMMRITAYSDRLIDDLEYLDWPEKVKSMQRNWIGRSHGAQVKFAVAEHDSAIEVFTTRPDTLFGASYVTLAPEHELVDRIAGASWPEGVDERWTGGAADPASAVAAYRASIAAKSDLERQESKEKTGVFLGAYAVNPVNGEKLPIFIADYVLTGYGTGAIMAVPGHDQRDWEFATAFGLPIREVIAGGDVTVEAYTGDGALVNSGLLDGLDVAEAKKTIVAKLEADGAGRGTIQYKLRDWLFARQRYWGEPFPIVYDEQGRAHALPESALPVELPEVEDYAPVSFDPDDADSEPSPPLAKATDWVNVELDLGDGLQRYTRDTNVMPQWAGSSWYQLRYIDPTNSDAFCNKENEAYWTGPRPEAHGPDDPGGVDLYVGGVEHAVLHLLYARFWHKVLFDLGYVTSSEPYRRLFNQGYIQAYAYTDSRGVYVPADEVVERDGTFYWTGPDGEQEVAREYGKMGKSLKNSVGPDQICDDYGADTLRVYEMSMGPLDQSRPWATKDVVGAQRFLQRAWRLVVDEESGDLRVTDESPGDDTLRALNKAVEGVSDDYAHLRDNTAIAKLIEYTNHLTKQYPSGAPRSAVEPLVLMLAPVAPHLAEELWSRLGHTESLAHGPFPVADEKWLVEDTVEYPIQVNGKVRSRITVPADATPDAIEAAALADEKIVDLLGGAAPRKVIVVPGKMVNVVK, from the coding sequence GTGACCCGTCCCGTACAGACTTCCCAGCAGGAACCCGGCAGCACCCCACAGCATCGGTACACCGCCGAGCTCGCGGGGCGGATCGAGCAGCGCTGGCAGGAGCTGTGGCGCGAGCGCGGCACCTTCCATGCCCCCAATCCGGTCGGCGATCTCGCCGGCGACGTTCCGGCCGACAAGCTGTTCGTGCAGGACATGTTTCCGTATCCGTCGGGCTCGGGTCTGCACGTGGGCCATCCGCTCGGCTACATCGCCACCGACGTGTACGCGCGGTTCCATCGCATGCAGGGCCGCAACGTGCTGCATGCCCTCGGCTACGACGCCTTCGGTCTGCCGGCCGAGCAATACGCCGTGCAGACGGGCACGCACCCGCGCACGACCACCGAGGCGAACATCACGAACATGAAGCGCCAGCTCGGTCGCCTCGGGCTCGGGCACGACGACCGTCGCTCGGTCGCGACCACCGACGTCGACTTCTACCACTGGACGCAGTGGATCTTCCTGACGATCTACAACGCCTGGTACGACCGCGAGGCCGGCCGTGCCCGCCGCATCTCCGAACTCGTGGCCGAGTTCGAGGGTGGCACCCGCAGCCTCGAGGACGGCCGCGGCTGGGCGTCGCTGTCGGAGGCCGAGCGCGCCGACGTCATCGACTCGTATCGTCTGGTGTACCGGTCGGATTCGCTCGTCAACTGGTGCCCCGGCCTGGGAACGGTGCTCGCGAACGAGGAGGTCACGGCCGACGGACGTTCCGAGCGCGGCAACTTCCCCGTCTTCCGGAAGAACCTGCGGCAGTGGATGATGCGCATCACGGCGTACTCCGACCGCCTCATCGACGATCTCGAGTATCTGGACTGGCCCGAGAAGGTCAAGTCGATGCAGCGCAACTGGATCGGCCGTTCGCACGGTGCGCAGGTGAAGTTCGCTGTTGCCGAACATGATTCGGCGATCGAGGTGTTCACCACCCGCCCCGACACCCTGTTCGGGGCCAGCTACGTGACCCTCGCTCCCGAACACGAGCTCGTCGACCGGATCGCCGGTGCGTCGTGGCCCGAGGGCGTGGACGAGCGGTGGACCGGCGGTGCCGCCGATCCGGCTTCCGCGGTCGCGGCCTACCGCGCCTCGATCGCCGCGAAGTCCGATCTCGAGCGGCAGGAGTCGAAGGAGAAGACCGGTGTCTTCCTCGGCGCCTATGCCGTGAACCCGGTCAACGGCGAGAAGCTGCCGATCTTCATCGCCGACTACGTCCTCACCGGCTACGGCACCGGCGCGATCATGGCCGTGCCCGGCCACGATCAGCGCGACTGGGAGTTCGCGACCGCTTTCGGTCTGCCGATCCGTGAGGTCATCGCCGGTGGCGACGTCACCGTCGAGGCCTACACCGGCGACGGTGCACTGGTGAACTCCGGGCTGCTCGACGGTCTCGACGTCGCCGAGGCGAAGAAGACGATCGTCGCGAAGCTCGAAGCGGACGGTGCCGGTCGCGGCACCATCCAGTACAAGCTCCGCGACTGGCTGTTCGCGCGGCAGCGGTACTGGGGCGAGCCGTTCCCGATCGTCTACGACGAGCAGGGACGTGCGCACGCGCTCCCCGAATCGGCTCTGCCGGTGGAGCTTCCGGAGGTGGAGGACTACGCGCCGGTCTCCTTCGATCCGGACGACGCCGACTCCGAGCCGTCGCCTCCGCTCGCGAAGGCCACCGACTGGGTGAACGTCGAACTCGACCTCGGCGACGGCCTGCAGCGCTATACGCGCGACACGAACGTCATGCCGCAGTGGGCCGGCAGCTCGTGGTACCAGCTGCGTTACATCGACCCCACAAACTCGGATGCCTTCTGCAACAAGGAGAACGAGGCCTACTGGACCGGTCCCCGGCCGGAGGCGCACGGCCCTGACGATCCGGGCGGTGTCGACCTGTACGTCGGCGGTGTCGAGCACGCGGTGCTGCACCTGCTGTACGCGCGGTTCTGGCACAAGGTGCTCTTCGACCTCGGTTACGTCACCTCCTCGGAGCCCTACCGTCGCCTGTTCAACCAGGGCTACATCCAGGCCTACGCCTACACCGACTCGCGTGGTGTGTACGTGCCGGCCGACGAGGTCGTCGAACGCGACGGCACGTTCTACTGGACGGGCCCGGACGGTGAGCAGGAAGTCGCCCGTGAGTACGGGAAGATGGGCAAGTCGCTCAAGAACTCTGTCGGCCCCGACCAGATCTGCGACGACTACGGTGCCGACACCCTGCGCGTCTACGAGATGTCGATGGGTCCGCTCGACCAGTCGCGTCCGTGGGCGACCAAGGATGTCGTCGGTGCGCAGCGGTTCCTGCAGCGTGCGTGGCGTCTCGTCGTCGACGAGGAGAGCGGCGACCTGCGCGTCACCGACGAGTCCCCGGGCGACGACACTTTGCGGGCGCTCAACAAGGCGGTGGAGGGTGTGTCCGACGACTACGCCCACCTGCGCGACAACACGGCGATCGCCAAGCTCATCGAGTACACGAACCACCTGACGAAGCAGTACCCGTCGGGTGCTCCGCGTAGCGCCGTCGAACCGCTCGTGCTGATGCTCGCGCCGGTCGCCCCGCACCTCGCCGAGGAGCTGTGGTCGCGGCTCGGCCACACCGAATCGCTTGCGCACGGCCCGTTCCCGGTCGCCGATGAGAAGTGGCTCGTCGAGGACACCGTCGAGTATCCGATCCAGGTCAACGGCAAGGTGCGCAGCCGCATCACCGTCCCGGCCGACGCCACCCCCGACGCGATCGAGGCAGCCGCGCTCGCGGACGAGAAGATCGTCGACCTGCTCGGCGGTGCCGCACCGCGCAAGGTGATCGTGGTTCCCGGCAAGATGGTCAATGTCGTGAAGTAG
- a CDS encoding IF2 family translation initiation factor, whose product MNLTTLPKSVLRLQYKIARFPLGLIEQQLRFLPTDAPPRLMYERGLGMLDGIVGSVLDDREIATRGALATERADAVKRAEKLDAQAAAEKRAADAELRRTRERAAAEQEAARRDREKEVQQARERAQARAKQAEKEAEQKKAAETAKADQEAAAKRSAAETAKKKDEERIRRAEEEAAEPAKVSLKDAVAKQLEAKEAEERAHDAGEVAEFEKIEHKHP is encoded by the coding sequence ATGAACCTCACCACCCTGCCCAAGAGCGTCCTGCGGCTGCAGTACAAGATCGCCCGTTTCCCGTTGGGATTGATCGAACAGCAGTTGCGGTTCCTGCCCACCGACGCCCCGCCGCGCCTGATGTACGAGCGGGGACTGGGCATGCTGGACGGCATCGTCGGCAGCGTGCTCGACGATCGGGAGATCGCCACGCGCGGGGCCCTCGCCACCGAACGCGCCGACGCGGTGAAGCGCGCCGAGAAGCTCGACGCCCAGGCCGCGGCCGAGAAGCGCGCGGCGGACGCCGAACTCCGTCGGACCCGTGAACGTGCCGCTGCCGAGCAGGAAGCCGCGCGGCGCGACCGCGAGAAGGAAGTCCAGCAGGCCCGGGAGCGTGCGCAGGCACGCGCGAAGCAGGCGGAGAAGGAGGCGGAGCAGAAGAAGGCCGCCGAGACCGCGAAGGCCGATCAGGAGGCCGCCGCGAAGCGTAGCGCCGCCGAGACCGCGAAGAAGAAGGACGAGGAGCGGATTCGCAGGGCCGAGGAGGAGGCCGCCGAGCCTGCCAAGGTCTCCCTCAAGGACGCCGTCGCCAAGCAGCTCGAGGCGAAGGAAGCGGAGGAGCGCGCACACGATGCGGGCGAGGTCGCCGAGTTCGAGAAGATCGAGCACAAGCATCCCTGA
- a CDS encoding CsbD family protein, which produces MTVAEDSASDKARLGLKQTVVGKAKEVAGALTGNDSLTTEGRLEQEQARQTRKADTLSHMAEAESAEAVERLDAVREAGQQEREAVQHRTEVAESQAEREARIRKQAAELEHQEKVVREQSDAAREATAAEAQARREENAQVTDAAAEVSAAQEDHRAASHDAERARLEAEQERRKAEALDHALTEQDTDERDR; this is translated from the coding sequence ATGACCGTGGCCGAAGACAGCGCATCCGACAAGGCACGTCTCGGGTTGAAGCAGACCGTGGTCGGCAAGGCGAAGGAGGTCGCCGGGGCCCTGACCGGCAACGATTCCCTCACCACCGAAGGCCGTCTCGAGCAGGAGCAGGCCCGGCAGACCCGGAAGGCCGACACCCTCTCCCATATGGCGGAGGCCGAGAGCGCCGAGGCTGTGGAACGACTCGACGCCGTGCGCGAAGCCGGACAGCAGGAACGCGAGGCCGTGCAGCACCGGACCGAGGTCGCGGAGTCGCAGGCCGAGCGGGAGGCACGGATCCGCAAACAGGCCGCCGAACTCGAACATCAGGAGAAAGTGGTCCGGGAGCAGTCCGACGCCGCCCGCGAGGCCACGGCTGCGGAAGCGCAGGCACGTCGCGAGGAGAATGCCCAGGTCACGGATGCCGCTGCGGAGGTCTCGGCGGCACAGGAAGACCACCGCGCAGCCTCCCATGACGCCGAACGTGCCCGTCTCGAGGCCGAGCAGGAACGGCGCAAGGCCGAAGCCCTCGATCACGCCCTGACCGAGCAGGACACCGACGAGCGGGATCGCTGA
- a CDS encoding alpha/beta hydrolase: MIDAVAFTLDGHAGALAARTWVGEAPRYVALVCHGYGEHCGRYEYVATRLVADGAAVYAVDHVGHGLSDGERVLIDDFEKVVDDFRLLDLTARREHPDLPVVLIGHSMGGMIAARYAQRYGSELAAVVLSGPVLGRWAAADALLAAEEIPDTPIDPSTLSRDPEVGRAYVADPLVWHGPFKRTTVQALKSCIDTITAAGTVDDVPVLWLHGEDDRLVPLDGSATGWSSFAGRGSSSKTYPHARHEIFNETNRDEVLGDVVDFVGAHIQPLESLED; this comes from the coding sequence ATGATCGACGCTGTCGCCTTCACCCTCGACGGACACGCCGGCGCTCTCGCAGCGCGCACATGGGTCGGCGAGGCCCCGCGCTACGTGGCGCTGGTGTGCCACGGCTACGGCGAGCACTGCGGACGTTACGAATACGTAGCTACGCGCCTCGTCGCCGACGGAGCCGCCGTCTACGCGGTGGACCACGTCGGTCACGGTCTCAGCGACGGCGAACGTGTACTGATCGACGACTTCGAGAAGGTGGTCGACGACTTCCGGCTGCTCGATCTCACGGCGCGACGCGAGCATCCCGACCTGCCGGTCGTGCTCATCGGGCACTCGATGGGCGGCATGATCGCCGCCCGGTACGCGCAGCGATACGGTTCGGAGCTGGCCGCCGTCGTCCTGTCCGGTCCGGTACTCGGCAGGTGGGCGGCGGCCGATGCCCTGCTCGCGGCCGAGGAGATCCCGGATACCCCCATCGACCCGTCGACCCTCTCCCGCGACCCCGAGGTGGGTCGCGCCTACGTGGCCGACCCGCTCGTCTGGCACGGGCCGTTCAAGCGCACCACCGTGCAGGCGCTGAAGTCCTGCATCGACACCATCACCGCCGCCGGCACCGTCGACGACGTGCCCGTGCTGTGGCTGCACGGCGAGGACGATCGGCTCGTTCCCTTGGACGGCAGCGCGACCGGATGGTCGTCGTTCGCAGGTCGCGGGTCCTCGTCGAAGACCTATCCCCACGCGCGGCACGAGATCTTCAACGAGACGAATCGCGACGAGGTCCTGGGTGATGTCGTCGACTTCGTCGGCGCACACATCCAGCCTCTCGAGTCTCTCGAGGATTGA
- a CDS encoding nuclear transport factor 2 family protein, with translation MAPSRDAIRATVENYVKAVATGTVDDVLALYAADATVEDPVGTPVRTTEAEIREFYGVVEPLTQTGGVITLKIAENNAAFVFRLVTHLGEQDLVMEVIDVMTFDDDAKITSMRAFWSQEDMQTVPAS, from the coding sequence ATGGCACCGAGCAGGGACGCGATCCGCGCCACCGTCGAGAATTACGTCAAGGCTGTGGCCACGGGCACCGTGGACGACGTTCTCGCCCTGTATGCGGCGGACGCCACGGTCGAGGATCCGGTCGGCACGCCCGTTCGCACCACCGAGGCCGAGATCCGCGAGTTCTACGGAGTGGTCGAACCGCTCACTCAGACCGGTGGAGTGATCACCCTCAAGATCGCGGAGAACAACGCGGCCTTCGTGTTCCGCCTGGTCACGCACCTGGGTGAGCAGGATCTCGTCATGGAGGTGATCGACGTGATGACCTTCGACGACGACGCGAAGATCACGAGCATGAGGGCGTTCTGGAGCCAGGAGGACATGCAGACCGTTCCCGCCTCCTGA
- a CDS encoding alpha/beta fold hydrolase, translating into MGSRIVEVDGFTWNIDDHGDGPAVVLCHGFPGLGYSYRHQITPLADAGYRAVAPDMPGYGRTDRPREIQEYTNVAVAERLVRLLDVLGIDRAVFVGHDFGAPVAWTVALRHPERVTGLVLLAVPYAPDHMPARPSEIFRALADKHFLHLHYFQEPGVAEAELDPRSREFLQRLFFALSGGYRYLDVWTHPSEGRGYLDVLPVTPDLPWDWLDEDELAHYAAEFARTGFGGGLSWYRAYDANWEVSRPYEGASVHVPTLFVAGDRDPVITMSGPSALDRMRAAVPDLRGVHLLEGAGHFVQMERRDEVNELLVRFVSDVALPTRTAEQPFRRRSST; encoded by the coding sequence ATGGGAAGCCGCATCGTCGAAGTCGATGGTTTCACGTGGAACATCGACGATCACGGCGACGGACCCGCGGTCGTCCTGTGCCACGGATTCCCCGGACTCGGGTACAGCTACCGGCACCAGATCACCCCGCTCGCGGACGCCGGATACCGTGCCGTCGCCCCCGACATGCCCGGCTACGGCCGCACCGATCGCCCCCGGGAGATCCAGGAGTACACGAATGTCGCGGTCGCCGAGCGCCTCGTCCGTCTGCTCGATGTGCTCGGGATCGACCGCGCGGTCTTCGTCGGGCACGACTTCGGTGCGCCCGTCGCGTGGACCGTGGCTCTGCGGCATCCGGAGCGCGTGACGGGTCTCGTCCTGCTCGCCGTGCCCTACGCACCCGACCACATGCCGGCGCGGCCCAGCGAGATCTTCCGCGCGCTCGCCGACAAGCACTTCCTTCATCTGCACTACTTCCAGGAACCGGGAGTGGCGGAAGCCGAGCTGGATCCACGGTCTCGCGAATTCCTGCAGCGGCTGTTCTTCGCCCTCTCCGGTGGTTACCGATATCTGGACGTGTGGACCCATCCGTCCGAGGGGCGCGGTTATCTCGACGTGTTGCCCGTTACCCCCGACCTGCCGTGGGACTGGCTCGACGAGGACGAACTCGCGCACTACGCGGCCGAGTTCGCGCGCACCGGATTCGGTGGCGGTCTGTCCTGGTACCGCGCCTACGACGCGAACTGGGAGGTGTCGCGTCCCTACGAAGGCGCGAGTGTGCACGTACCGACACTGTTCGTGGCCGGCGACCGCGATCCGGTCATCACGATGTCGGGGCCGTCGGCGCTCGACCGGATGCGCGCCGCCGTCCCTGATCTGCGGGGTGTGCACCTGCTCGAAGGGGCGGGGCATTTCGTGCAGATGGAGCGCCGCGACGAGGTGAACGAGCTGCTCGTACGCTTCGTCTCCGACGTCGCGCTACCGACGAGAACCGCCGAACAGCCC